Proteins encoded together in one Miscanthus floridulus cultivar M001 chromosome 16, ASM1932011v1, whole genome shotgun sequence window:
- the LOC136510766 gene encoding uncharacterized protein: MPKRLQSRSSRKRPMEVPTLAPLKALKVSPSSTAHWVVEAQAAIQHESDGVEAPPVVEATEVEAPRASEAEATEVRVPRTTEATAAGAGAPGTTEATVAEADVSAAKPAAQELEMKAVEASVVPLVQGLPPLRESVREAEVHPISSDDTSRAQEVVDAEVVGTVEQLALTPGEGSSALVRSAARTACEALEVEGVQSGSSLESHLIALSGKVRERLRGALHTGVKCTLAVIASHYIGIDLKAISDGYVLPDDDREADKEVAKLMEAAKDPSAALAKLFEGGDPSYAVHRCWRP, encoded by the exons ATGCCAAAGCGGTTGCAGtcccgctcgag CCGGAAGCGTCCTATGGAGGTGCCCACCTTGGCTccacttaaggcgctcaaggtgagccctagctccaccgcccactgggtggtggaggcgcaagccgccatacaacaTGAGTCAGATGGGGTTGAGGCGCCCCCAGTtgtcgaggccaccgaggtcgaggccccccgGGCTTCCGAGGCCGAGGCAACGGAGGTTAGGGtgcccaggaccaccgaggccacggcagcgggggccggagcccccgggacgaCCGAGGCCACGGTGGCGGAGGCCGACGTGAGCGCGGCGAAGCCGGCGGCCCAGGAActggagatgaaggcggtggaggcctcGGTGGTGCCCCTAGTCCAAGGCCTACCGCCGTTGCGGGAGAGCgtccgggaggcggaggtccatccgatctcctccgatgatacttcccgggcgcaggaggtggtcgacgccgaggtggtTGGCACTGTGGAACAGCTGGCTCTGaccccgggcgagggaagctcggccctcgtgcgg agtgccgcccgtactgcctgcgaggccctggaggtcgagggggtccagtcaggcagctccctcgaGAGtcacctgattgcgttgagcggcaaAGTGCgtgagcgactccgaggggcgctgcacacgggtgttaaATGCAccctggccgtcatcgcctcgcactacattggcatcgacctcaaggccatcagcgatggttacgtcctgcctgatgatgatagGGAGGCCGACAAggaggtcgcgaagctgatggaggcggcgaagGACCCCAGCGcggcgttggccaagctgttcgaaggaGGTGATCCCTCCTATGCCGTCCaccgatgctggagaccctga